ACGGTAAGAATAGATGAACAAAGTAACTAATAAACATGTAGCCAAATATGACTGATTAACTCCTAGGACTCAATTTGATAAAACAAGCAATCATTTCCCAAATCACGAATGCATGGTGGCGTATGGCACGGTACGTTGCTCatgtgtcaaaaaaaaggCAGAGAATCTTGGATATTTAATTTCGGAGATGACAGCATCAGTGATGAACAATCTTTTGTTCTTCTCCCCTGTGGTGAGTGACGCCAGAATTACTTCGCCGATTACATGAGAGCGACCTCCCACCCGACCAAATCTTGGCAGGTTTACACAAAATCCACAATCATGATCTCAACAAACACTTCtattgttgttttagtacGCCTGATGATTGGCTTTTTGCCGTGTTATGGCAAGCAACTGAGTAGTATTAACTGACCAGCGCCGTCCCGCAGTGTGGTTCTTAATTTCATGCCTTTAATCTGGCTTATAATTCATCTCGTCTGCTTGATCTTACAGCCTGAACTCGTACTGATTGGACTAGAATTGTGTATGCATGAGAACCATCATAATGCTCAGGCACCAAATGTATCATGCAGCATGCGTGACAGCGTAACCCTAGCTAGGAGAATGCTTGCTTGCATGCCGGTTTggaacctttttctttttaattgcTCCATTGGACATTTACAGCAGAGGAGAGAAGTGCGTATAATCTTCGTGGAGATTTTTGTGTGGGTGTATCATATCAGCCGGCCAGGCCAATATAAGTAACCtcaattcatttatttttttgtcggAGACGTGCACAAGTAAGTAAACGCACACGGTATATAATACTACGAGGTTTCGTTTTTGCTTAGTCACAGTTCTgaaagttttttgtttttcgaaCCCGTGCATGCACCAATTGGATCCAACTACAAATAAGTCCCACCATAGTACAAGCGTACGTACACCCGAGCTGCCGACACGTAGCCTGGGCGCCGGGCAACCTGCCTGCTTCCAAACTACTACTGTAGTACACGAAAATCACCACCGGGCGGCTATACGTACATATACTCGCCTGCCGGAGCAGCCAAATCTGCAACAAATTGGCTATACGTACACGTAGCTTGGGGGCCGGGTCAACGCGTCGGCGGAGACCCGCGCTGCCGCGCCAGGACGTCCGCGAGAGATGCGTCGGTCGGCAAGCATTAGAGTTAGCCAAAAACCAGTCCTTGTGCAGGTCAGCAGAGAGTGCATGCAGACAATCCATCCCCCGGTACGTTCCCCAGCCGACGCCGTGCTCGTCTCATCCCATGCATGATCCCGATCGCACGGCCGGACGCGCGGGTGATGTTGGatgaatggatggatggatcaccCGGTGAGGTCGGGGAGCAGGCTGGATGACCCGGCCGTGCTTAGCCAGCGGTAGTGCTGGGCGTCGTCGACATGCTGATGCCCTCCGTTGGACGACGCGTCCCCGGCGCCCTCCCCGAACTGGATGTGGTGACCATGCCCAGCAGAAGAGTGCAGCACGCCGATGCCCATCTGCTGACCATGATCGCCAGGGAACAAATACCCGCcgtgcgccggcgccggcgcgccgaACGCGATGTTCACGCCGCCATGATGCCGCGACGACTCGTGCTGCTGCAGCCCCAGCGTGAGCgacacgccgccgccgccgaagcccGACGACTgaccggcatcggcatcgtTGTAGGCGTCGAAGCCGAACTGGCCGTGGTGGTCGTCCATGTCCACGACGAAGCTATCCACCATCCTGCCGGCGCCGATGTTGACGACGGAGGCGAGCGAGCCGGCGTCGTGGACGCCGATGTCGGCATCGGCGTGCCGCAGCTGCGCGCGCGTCGGCTtccgctcgccgccgtccccggccCGCAGCAGCAGTGCCGCGCGATCGGCGTCGGCGTGAACcaggttgctgctgctgctgccgctgctagGGTTGTTGTTCCCAACGGCGGCGTCGACCTGATCTTGGCCATgggcgccgtcgtcgacgtccttcatctcctccacgTACATCTCCTCCACCATGGGCTTCCACAGCCGCACACGCGCGTTGATGAACCAGTTGGACACCTGCATATATTATCCGTGCGCCAAAGTTAACCGACCCACATTAACTAATTAACTCCATTCACCCCCGCGCATCATCTCGGGTGTTAATCGTAACAACGAGTAGTGTTTTACGTGGGCGTCAAGATATTAATTAACAGCAAAACAAGAGAGGATCGAGAATCTTTTCCTCGAGACTCCGGACAGCGCAAGGGGACACGGCCCGAGCCCGACGTGTCAACCAATTGGAATTGACGGACCGCCTGCACGGCTTGCATGCGCCATTGCATCTTTTGAATTTGCGCAATGCATGGCATGGATTGCATGCAATGCATGGTCGATCAATGGAAATTAAAACAACATCGCGATGCACGGAACGTACCTGGCTCCGTGAGAGGCCCGTCTGCCGGGACAGGATGTGCTTATCCACGTCGCTCGGGTACCTGAATTAAAATTGGAAATATTGATCGTGTCAGCAATTAAAGAAGCTCATGCAAGCTACATTTTTATGGGGGAAAATGTGCATGCGACCTAAAAAAAGAGATGCTTGGTAAGCATGTGGAGTACATGCTACTTACCCAATATATTAAGCTAGATATGTTTTTGCTGTCAAAAGAACTACTCCAACATGATGAATAGTCGCTAGCTATAATTTTCTCTTAATTAGTTGGGACTACTTGGGACAAGTTCTTGCATATATGCGTACACAAATTAACATTCACGAGCTTAATTAGTTGACCGTAGATCACATGACCAGGGAACcaacaaaaaattgttgttAAAATAGGATTTAATTTACTTGGTAATAAAGGATGCACATATGAAATCCTACTACATTATGCTTgatgagtatatatatatatagcaacCCCAACCCACAACCGCTGCTGGCGAATATGGCAAAATGGCCATTTGAGCGACTGACGCCGATACAAATGTGGTCCGGCCGGAAAGAACAATGCTGCGGAATAAGCCAAACCAATATGATGAGAGAAGCTTATACTAAACGTGTATCTCAATTGAGCGTCACGCGCAAACTTGCACTAGCAAGTTGTTACTAGCTAGAAAATGATCTccttttgaaaagaaaatctagcATGACATTCCACTATGTACTCGCTAGCCATCGTTGCACAATGTGCGACCACAACGTTTTATTTGTAGCTTGTTCGCTTAATTAGACGATCGAATCCCCCCAGATGAACATGCAATCAGCTTAAATTGATCATACTTACGGGTGCAGGAAGTGCTCGAAGAGCCAAGCCCGGAGCACGGTGACGGCGCGCTCCGGCAACCCCCGCTGCGGCCTCCAGGGGTGGGTCTCCATCATGAGGCCGCCGTTCTGGTGCATCGCCTTGTGCTGCCGGATGCACTGGTCGAGCACCTTGAGCCGCGGCGTGTCCCCGCGGGTCATCCCGCCCGGCGAAGACTTGGACGCCGACGACGAGTCCTTCTCCCCGAGCGCCTTCCTCACCGCCTGCAGCTGCGCCACCACCCCGTCCCTCAGGCTCCGGAAGTGCCTCGAGATCGTCTTCGACGCCAGCGCCGTgtaccccgccgccgctcgctcccCGGCCACCGCCTCGAACCCGCCTGCCAGGCCCCTCATCTGCTCGCAGTACCTCCTGTACCTTCTGTCCACCTGATCAATGTACATATGTAGATATATTCAGTAAATTAGTTACTCGGTAATAAAAACGGCTGTGTGCATCGCTCCATACAGAGGTCAATCGAGCATTCCCCCTtccgaagaaaaaaagaagatgtaCATTAGTTACTGGCTAGTTAAGATGGAGATGGGCAATGTAACAGTGGATCGAAAACAGTAACTGCTAGTCGTGCTGTGTAACTCGTGCGAACTCTGCTTGAACAACTACTGGAGGCGTTTCCAGTGGCAGACtggcagctgcagcagctacCAGTGGTAAAAATGGATTGCATCATCAGCTGGGGATGGAGGTATTGAATTCTTCAGCGATGGCAATCGGatgggcatgcatgcaaagtgGTGGTGGAGCAGCGGTATGCAGAGAAAGCTTGCAGCTGCAGAGTCATGGCATGGTGGCAGGTCACCTAGCTAGCTTTGTAGTAGCAgggagggggagaggaggggacCCTCTCTCATAGACTAGACTAGAtaccaagaagaagagagagggtGGCGATGGAGGGTAAGGGAATAGAGGTTTCCGAAAGCAAACGGTGAGGCCCAAGAATAGCGCCCCTTCCCTGCCCTAGCCCCAGGTGCACTCTTCCGGCAACCATTATGGAACTCTTAGTACTTTCCTGTATAAACtcctcttttccttttaagaTTCCCTTTGCACTGCACAGCGCCTTGATTAATCAAGCGCGTGTGTATGTCTAGACCATGGTCTAGACTGTAGACTATGCGGACTGTAGACTATGCGGATGATTGGATTGAATGATTGGATTAGCTAGCTCGAGCTAGCGAAGCCGAATTCAATCAAGCTCACCTCCTCGAGCATGATGTAGAGCTTGTCCTTGAGCCTCTGCAGCTCCAGCGCGTCCATGGCCTGGATCTGCGCCGACGACGGGGCCCGGCACGAGCTCGAAGACGACgagccctcgccgccgccggcatctTCTTGCTGCTGTGCTGCCTTTGTGCGCTTGCTTTTGGTGTCGACGGGGAGGCTGCAGAAGCCCTCGAGCAGCTGCTGCGCCGGGAACAGGAACCTGGAGCTGCGCAGGTGCCACGCCGCGCCATGTCCATGCCCGTGCGCGGCCGCGTCCTGCTCGTGCGCCATCCATGCCGACACCGGcgcgtgctgctgctgatgctggtgctgtTGCAGCGACAGGGATAGCGGCgcctgctgctgatgctggtgctgctcGAGGAAGAAGCGCATGGTGGAATCGCCGGCGTCTCCTGATCCGCCGCAGTGAGCGGCAGTGGCAGCCGACGCCGCGCCCGGCATGGCGGGGTGCATGCCGCGCATGCCGAGCAGCTCCATGCTGGTCTGCAGGCCGTAGAGCTCCTGCGGCGCCCCGTTATCCATGGCCGGCATGAGTGTCGGCGTGGCCGCCGCGTCGGCAGCCGATAAGTAGTCCGCGAACCCGAAGCTCGGGTCATgcgccatcttcctcctcgctcaAACCTCCAGAATTAAAGTCCAGCTTGAACCGGACTGaagcaagaaacaaaacaatcaGCAAAGAAAAGCGAGCTGCGACAAAAGGCTAGGAATTAATCGAGcaatcagaaaaaagaaagagacgAGCTTCGCTCACTTTTCTCtgcaaagctagctagctagagatcACTAGAGCGAGCGAGCTCGGCCGACCAaatctctctttctctccgaAGAACTAGAAGAGAAGACACGCAAAATCAGTTGTCGGGCACAGCTGAGCAATCAATCAAACCAAGTCAAAACAAGACGCGTTTGCAGGTCGCAAATAATCGATATCCAAGGAGAGCCAGCAGGTAGCTAGCAGCGAATAGCTACCATCGCCGGCCCCTTTACCAAATCACACTACTCGCTTAGCTAGCTCCTGCAGCTACTACGACTACCTCACACAAGAATCTTGCTTTGGCCTTTGGAAGGTAAGGTAAGGGGAAAAGGGAGCAAAGCAAAGctagagagggagaggatAGCAGGAAAAAAACAGGATGAAAAGCTTGGCAGGGGTGATCTAGACGCAGTGGTCTTAAAGAAACCAACCAAACCAAATTAAGATCTCTCGCCGGAAAAAGGTTGCAAAGCGAGCAGGAAACGGGAAAAAGGTGTGGGCAATAGAGCTGCGGCGCAGAGAGGGAAAGCAAGCATACAATCGAGCTGAGCTATAGCTTGCGCGCGACGTCCATCGGCGGGTGGTGGTTGGCGTCGAGCTTTCGCCtcgccctgctgctgctgcgtctCTAATAGCTTGGCTTATTAGCTCCCTGCCGCATGCCCGTAGCTTGGTTCCCACATAAATATCTGGATTCTCGACTGGTAGAGCTAGCAGTGTATCCATA
This is a stretch of genomic DNA from Brachypodium distachyon strain Bd21 chromosome 1, Brachypodium_distachyon_v3.0, whole genome shotgun sequence. It encodes these proteins:
- the LOC100838559 gene encoding homeobox protein BEL1 homolog, whose amino-acid sequence is MAHDPSFGFADYLSAADAAATPTLMPAMDNGAPQELYGLQTSMELLGMRGMHPAMPGAASAATAAHCGGSGDAGDSTMRFFLEQHQHQQQAPLSLSLQQHQHQQQHAPVSAWMAHEQDAAAHGHGHGAAWHLRSSRFLFPAQQLLEGFCSLPVDTKSKRTKAAQQQEDAGGGEGSSSSSSCRAPSSAQIQAMDALELQRLKDKLYIMLEEVDRRYRRYCEQMRGLAGGFEAVAGERAAAGYTALASKTISRHFRSLRDGVVAQLQAVRKALGEKDSSSASKSSPGGMTRGDTPRLKVLDQCIRQHKAMHQNGGLMMETHPWRPQRGLPERAVTVLRAWLFEHFLHPYPSDVDKHILSRQTGLSRSQVSNWFINARVRLWKPMVEEMYVEEMKDVDDGAHGQDQVDAAVGNNNPSSGSSSSNLVHADADRAALLLRAGDGGERKPTRAQLRHADADIGVHDAGSLASVVNIGAGRMVDSFVVDMDDHHGQFGFDAYNDADAGQSSGFGGGGVSLTLGLQQHESSRHHGGVNIAFGAPAPAHGGYLFPGDHGQQMGIGVLHSSAGHGHHIQFGEGAGDASSNGGHQHVDDAQHYRWLSTAGSSSLLPDLTG